In the genome of Streptomyces sp. 846.5, the window ACCGATCCGACGTCCCGGGCGGCGGTGATCATCAGCGCGTCGGGGCGCTCCGCCGCGGCGGCGGCGCTGTCGCCGCTGAGCCGCCGCAGCACGTCGAGTCCGCTGCCGTCGGGCAGGTAGACGTCCAGCAGCAGCAGGTCGGGGCGCAGTTCGCGGACGGCGTCCAGGGCGGCGGCCACGGTCGCCGCCTGGCCGACCACCTCGAAGCCGGGCACCCTGCGGACGTAGGCCGCATGGATGCCGCTTACCCGGAAGTCGTCGTCCACCACCAGCGTGCGGATGATCGGTGTGCCGGTCATCTCAGCACCTCCTCCTTCACCGCCGCGGCCTCGGGGCCGGCTCCGTCGCCTGCCCGCATCCCGGAGATTGTGCCCGAAATACGGCCCGATCGGAGTGACAACCATGGGTTGACACCCATCCTACTGTCAACCTACGGTTGTCACATGACGGAACCCGTAGCAATGACGAACCACGTCCGGCTCGACGACCTTATCGAGGCGATCAGGAAGGTCCACCCGGACGTCCTCGACCAGCTCTCCGACGCGGTCATCGCCGCCGACCACCTCGGCGAGATCGCCGACCACCTGATCGGCCACTTCGTGGACCAGGCCCGGCGCTCCGGCGCGTCCTGGACGGACATCGGCCGCAGCATGGGCGTCACCCGGCAGGCGGCCCAGAAGCGCTTCGTCCCCAAGGCCTCCGGCGAGGCCGTGGCCCTGGACCTGAGCCAGGGCTTCGGCCGGTTCACGCCGCGGGCCAGGAACATCGTGATGGCCTCCCAGAACGAGGCCCGCGCGGCCGGCAACGCCACCATCGGCACCGGCCACCTGGTGCTGGGCCTGCTCTGCGAGCCGGAGGGACTCGCCGCCAAGGCGCTGCTCGCCCAGGGCGTGACCCTGGAAGCGGTCCGCGAGGCCGCCACCGCCTCGCTGCCCGCCGCCGCCGGCCCGGTGCCCGAGCTCATCCCCTACGACGCCCAGGGCAAGAAGGCCCTGGAGCTGACCTTCCGCCAGGCCCTGCGCCTGGGCCACAACTACATCGGCACCGAGCACATCCTGCTCGCCCTGCTGGAACTGGAAGACGGCGCCGGCGTGCTCACCGACCTGGGCATCGACAAAACCGCCACCGAAGCCTCCGTCGCCGAGGCCCTGGCCGGCTACACCGCCACCCACGGCCAGGCCTGAGACCCGCGTCAGCCCGAGGAGGCGTCGAAGCGGAGTTTGGAGGTGATCCGGTACCGGTCGCCGCGGTAGACGGCGTGGACGAACTCGACGATTCGGCCGGTGGTGTCCCGGGTGGTGCGCTCGACCTGGAGGATCGGGGCGTAGACCGGGACGTCGAGGAGTTCGGCCTGTTCGGGGTTGGTGACGGCGGGTTCCAGGGTCTGCACCGCGTCGGAGACCACGACGTCGAAGCGTTCGCGGAGCAGCTGGTAGAAGTTGCCGCTCTCCATGTCCTCGGGTGCGAGTCCGGGGACGACGGCGGCCGGCAGTTCCAGCTGTTCGATCGACATCGGCTCGTTGTCGACGTCGCGGACCCGGGTGATCCGCAGCACCGGCTCCTCGGGGCCGATGCCCAGCCGGGCCGCGCGCGGCGGTCCGGCCGGGCCGACGGTGAAGCGGATCACCCTGCTGGTCCAGTCGCCCTCGGCGGGCGGCACCGCCAGGGCGTTGGTGGTGGTGCCGGACATCTCCTGGGTGACCTTGTGCGGGCTGGTGAAGGTGCCCTTCCCCTGCTGACGGACCAGCAGCCCGCTGCGGGTCAGCTCCTCGACGGCGGCCCTGACCGTGGGCCTGGACACCCCGAGCTGGGTCGCCAGGTCGCGTTCGGCGGCGAGACTGGTGCCGGGGCCCGAGCGCTCGATGACGTCGAGCAGATGCCGGCGGACCCGGTCGCGCTTGGCCGTGGGGAGCTTGCGGGCCGCCGGATGGGCCGCGGGGTCGGCGGCGGCGCTGTCCGGGCTGATTTCCGTGCTGCTGTCGGTGCTGATGTCCGTGCTGCTGTCGGTACTGGTCACCCCTCCATCGTCCCAATCATCCGGGGAGTGTGCGTACCGCCCGCCGAGAGCAGTGCGGCGATCCTGCGCCGGTGCGTCGCGGCCCGCTCCAGCAGCGAGTCGCGGTCGTGCGGTCCGGGCCGCCAGGCGATCTCGGCGACGGCGCACAGCCGGGGGTAGAGCAGGTAGCGCGCGTGCGCCGGGGTGGCCACATACTCCGTCCACAGCGAGCCCTGGACGCCGAGCACGCCCGGGCGTTCGTCCTGCGCCGGGTCGGCGACCGGCAGTCCGCCCGGCAGCAGGTCGGCGGCCAGCGGGTCAAAGCGCAGGATGTCGTCGAGGCCGACGATCCCGCCGGGCTGGCCGGGCGGCTCGTGCGGGTGGTCCCGCTGCGGGTAGTCGAGGTAGGTGGAGCGGTGCGGTCCCATCACCACCTGGTGGCCGCGGCCGACCGCCAGCACCCCGTGCACCGGTTCGCGCCAGGCGCCGAGCACCATCCCGGCGGGCGGTTCGCCGGCGGCGTGGCCGGCCTCGTCCCAGCAGACAGTGCGGCGGCCGTGTCCGGCCAGGTGGTCCTGCATCCGGCCGAGGAACCAGCCGCGGAGCTGGGCGGGGTGCTCCAGCCCCAGCTCCTGGGCGCGCTCCCGGGCCGCCTCGCTCTGCTCCCACTGGACGGTCGGGCACTCCTCGCCGCCGATGTGGACGTGCCGGGACGGGAAGACCTCCACCACCGTGTCCAGGATCTGGCGGCAGAAGTCCAGGGTCTTGTCATCCACCGACAGAATGTCTTCGCTGATGCCCCGCTGGGTCCACACCGGCAGCGGCTGCTCCGGGTGGTTGCCGTACTCCGGGTAGGCGGCCAGCGCGGCGCGGACGTGTCCGGGCATCTCGACCTCGGGGACGACGGTGATCCCACGCCGGGCCGCGAAGGCCACCAGCTCGCGCAGTTCGGCACGGGTGTAGTAGCCGCCGTGCGGGGTGCCGTCGGCCAGGCCCGATCCGGGAGGGCCGACCTGGGTCTCGGCCCGCCAGGCGCCGACCTCGGCGAGCCGGGGCAGGCCGTCCACCTCGAAGCGCCAGCCCTGGTCGTCGGTGAGGTGCAGCTGCAGCACGTTGAACTTCAGCAGGGCCAGCTCGTCGACCAGTTCGAGCAGGTAGGAGAGCGGGAAGAAGTGGCGGACCACGTCGAGCATGAAGCCGCGCCAGGGCAGTCGCGGACTGTCCCGGATCTCCAGGCAGGGCCAGTAGCTGCCCTCGACCGCGGGACTGGCCGGGTCCAGCACCTCGGGGGGCAGCAGCTGACGCAGCGTCTGGACCCCGGAGAGCAGGCCGGCCTCGGCGGGTGCACTGAGCCTGGCGCCGTCGGGGCGGATGTCCAGGAGGTAGCTCTGCGGACCGAGGGCGGAGTGCTCCGGCGCGGCGGGGTCCTCCGGAGTGAGCTCCAGCCGGAGCCGCGGTCCCTCCCAGGCGGGGGTGTCGGGGAGGCCGAGGTACTCGGCCAGCAGCCCGGCGGCCTGCTCGGCGCCCGGGCCTGCGGAGAGCCGGAGTTCGGGGCCGACGGGGAGGGTGCCCGGACGGGGGGTGAGCTCGCGGGGGCTGGGGATGATCACGGTGGCCCTTCATGATG includes:
- a CDS encoding Clp protease N-terminal domain-containing protein, with protein sequence MTEPVAMTNHVRLDDLIEAIRKVHPDVLDQLSDAVIAADHLGEIADHLIGHFVDQARRSGASWTDIGRSMGVTRQAAQKRFVPKASGEAVALDLSQGFGRFTPRARNIVMASQNEARAAGNATIGTGHLVLGLLCEPEGLAAKALLAQGVTLEAVREAATASLPAAAGPVPELIPYDAQGKKALELTFRQALRLGHNYIGTEHILLALLELEDGAGVLTDLGIDKTATEASVAEALAGYTATHGQA
- a CDS encoding GntR family transcriptional regulator yields the protein MTSTDSSTDISTDSSTEISPDSAAADPAAHPAARKLPTAKRDRVRRHLLDVIERSGPGTSLAAERDLATQLGVSRPTVRAAVEELTRSGLLVRQQGKGTFTSPHKVTQEMSGTTTNALAVPPAEGDWTSRVIRFTVGPAGPPRAARLGIGPEEPVLRITRVRDVDNEPMSIEQLELPAAVVPGLAPEDMESGNFYQLLRERFDVVVSDAVQTLEPAVTNPEQAELLDVPVYAPILQVERTTRDTTGRIVEFVHAVYRGDRYRITSKLRFDASSG
- a CDS encoding beta-N-acetylhexosaminidase, which gives rise to MIIPSPRELTPRPGTLPVGPELRLSAGPGAEQAAGLLAEYLGLPDTPAWEGPRLRLELTPEDPAAPEHSALGPQSYLLDIRPDGARLSAPAEAGLLSGVQTLRQLLPPEVLDPASPAVEGSYWPCLEIRDSPRLPWRGFMLDVVRHFFPLSYLLELVDELALLKFNVLQLHLTDDQGWRFEVDGLPRLAEVGAWRAETQVGPPGSGLADGTPHGGYYTRAELRELVAFAARRGITVVPEVEMPGHVRAALAAYPEYGNHPEQPLPVWTQRGISEDILSVDDKTLDFCRQILDTVVEVFPSRHVHIGGEECPTVQWEQSEAARERAQELGLEHPAQLRGWFLGRMQDHLAGHGRRTVCWDEAGHAAGEPPAGMVLGAWREPVHGVLAVGRGHQVVMGPHRSTYLDYPQRDHPHEPPGQPGGIVGLDDILRFDPLAADLLPGGLPVADPAQDERPGVLGVQGSLWTEYVATPAHARYLLYPRLCAVAEIAWRPGPHDRDSLLERAATHRRRIAALLSAGGTHTPRMIGTMEG